CATGCTAACCAATATACGCATCGATCTACTGCAGAAAGCTGACGAAAAACGCGCCAAAAAAGAACCACTCACCTTAATGTTTGTAGGTATAAACGGCACTGGAAAAACCACCACCATCGCTAAAGTAGCCAAATTCTTCCAAGACAAAGGCTACTCCACCGTTTTAGCGGGCGCAGACACTTACCGAGCGGGCTCAATTGAACAACTAGAAGAACACGGCAAACGTTTGGGCATTCGAGTTATCAAGAGCAACTATGGCGGCGACCCCGCGGCGGTGGCTTATGACACGGTGAACCATGCTAAAGCACACGGCATAAACGTCGTCCTAATCGACACAGCGGGCCGCATGCAGACCAACCAAAACCTGATGAATGAACTCATCAAAGTCAAACGGGTCGTTAAACCTGACCTGACGATTTTCACAGTAGATTCACTGATCGGCAACGACGCTGTAATGCAGGCAGAAGAATTCAACAAAGCGGTCGGCATAGACGCAACCATACTCACCAAAGTCGACGCCGACGTCAAAGGCGGCTCAGCCCTCAGCGTAACATACGTAACTCAAAAGCCGATTCTATTCATCGGCGTGGGACAAACCTACAAAGATCTAGAACTGTTTAACCCTGACAAGTTTGTCAACATGATTCTCCGCTAAAAATGCGCTTTTAGGGTTCTTCGGCTTCTACGAGTTCAAATCGAATTTTGGCTGGGTAAATCCAATACGCCCTGATGAAGTCGTCTGTGCTTTGCTCTACGTCGATGGCTTCAAAGAAACCAATGAACTCCTTATCCACGTCAGCCACGTTTTTTGAGGTCTCTACCTTAAGGGTGAAGAGGTACTCGTTATTAACCTCTAAGGACTGCATATCAAAACTTGCAGGTACCTCGACAGCAAACATCAGATTAGAAACTATGTCTTGGACTGCAACTTTACGGACTGCGGCACTTTTGGTTTTAACAACTACTAAACGCTTGTCCAATTTTCGGAAGTTAAAGCCACTCTCAACGTTTAAAGAAGCCGACATAGAGTCCACAATCAAAACATGGAGGTTCACCCATAAAAACTCTCACTAACCCGCGGTCATAAGGAATCCAGTGTTCTGCCCCCTATAACTCCACCTAATTTTAAGGGACATTCGAGACCGTAACCGCCGACCTGCTGCTCTGTCCCTTCCCTCATATATAAGGGAGGGGAGGTAGCTGCAGAGAGGCTGCGCTATCCCAACATAACCAGATAAAAACTAAATTTTGGAAATGAATTTAATTAATGGTGGGCCCGATCGGATTTGAACCAATGACCAACAGATTATGAGTCTGGCGCTCTACCTAGCTGAGCTACGGGCCCACAGTGGCGTTGGTTATATTGCTGTTTCTGAACAGATTTAAACGTTTTTGGGGCTACAACTCAACGTTCGGTTTCTGGGTTATTTTCTTGTTGTTTGGGGAAATCGATAAGAAATCCATCAGTAAATCCGAATGGTGACTGGTCAGTGGAGTTAGTTATTTTTTTTACTGCTAAAAAGTTTACGCCTATCAGTTGGGCTGGATATTCAGAGCGTTTATGTCGTTAATGACTGCAAAGTCACCACAACTATCTCTTAGTCGCCTAAACCAGCGAATAACAAAACGCAGCAACTCATGGTCGTATTTTGTGGCCCCAATTCGCCTTTCTATATATAGATACAAGGGCAGGTTCAAGTGTTGGTTCTCAGTGGCCAATGCGACTGCCCGAATATATAAGCAGACCATTTAGTCAAAGAAGTTGGACACACTTCAATTTCTGAGTCAAGAAATCTTGACAAGAACGCTTTTAAACAAAACCTAACCCCAAAACCATTTTGGTGACTGCGATGAATAAAGCAATTCCTCTGCTGTTGATTTTGATTCTTGTCTCATCTGCTCTTCTGCTCTTGTTAGCCTTCACCATTTCCTCTTCCGCTGACCTTTCCCCCTTCCTCATAGCCGCAACCATCGTAGCATCGGTTGCCCTTTTAGGCGCTGTATTTTCGCTCTACACCGAAAACAGAGCCAAAAGCAGAGTTTAACAAGTTACTCTTTGCATTGTCTGAGGTTGCGTAACTCTTCCAGTGTCTGGTTGAGCATGGCGACGTCAGCGATGGCTTTAACTGCTGAAACAGGTAGGCAAACGGTGACTCTGCCGAGGTAGGGTTGCTTGAACCCAAACTTCTTGGTTGCCTCATCGGTTAAGTTTACGTAGAGGCTGGTTATTTGCCAAGTGCTCATGTCCAACTCTGCACTGTGCACTTCGCCTAACTCAAAATTGTCCGCCGTATAGGCTTTCTTCCAGAATAACCTTGTAATTTCAACCATAAAAGAAACCTTCACCTATAAAGTGCCAAACGCATCTTATATGCCTTCATTTAGAATACTATTTTACAAACCTTAACTATAATTATTGATGGTGACGTCTTTTGTCAGTTTCTCAACATCAAAGGAAACTCACGCCTGAAGAGGAACAAGTCATAGTTCACAAAGGCACCGAGATGCCCTTCACAGGCAAATACTACACTTTCTGGGAAAAAGGCACCTACGTCTGCAAACGCTGCGGAGCCAAACTTTACCGTTCAGAAAGCAAGTTTGAAGCCCACTGCGGTTGGCCAAGCTTCGACGAAGAAATCCCCGGCGCAGTTAAACGGCTACCTGACCCTGACGGAATGCGAACCGAAATTCAGTGCGCTAACTGCGGGGCCCACCTTGGGCATGTTTTCACGGGGGAACAGTTTACGGAGAAGAATACGAGGCATTGTGTTAATTCGCTGTCTTTAGAGTTTATCCGCGACAGATAGCTCGGCAGCGCCATAGTTCGCGAAAGAGTTATAGTGCCACTCTGTGTAAGTAGAGGTAGCAAGCGGCGAAGCAGCGATGTCGACGCCTACACCTGAACCCACAGTTGCACCTGAACCGTCTTTTTTGGGCGTACCAGTGGACACCATAATTGGAATCATAATAATCTCAATAATCGCTATCTCGCTTGAGCGAATTGTAACCCGTTATCTGTTGCGGTTTGCTAAACGCACAAAACTGGAGCCCAACGTAGCCAACAACCTCGCTTTAACTTTCCGCATCTTCGTGTTGATCGGAGCCGTTGCTGCAATTAGCCATGTGGGTGGATTTAGTGCAGATTGGATTGTTTCCATCTCAGCTATCGGTGCCGCTGCTGTCGGCTTTGCTTCGCAGAAAACCATCGGCAACTTTGTAGCAGGTCTCTTTTTAATCGCGGCGAGGCCGTTTAAGGTGGGTAACTATGTTCGAATAGGCACCGTGGAAGGCATAGTCACCGAGATTAACATTAACTACACAAAAGTGTTCACTGCCGCCAACAATACGGTTTCAATCAGTAACTTGCAGATTTTAGATAGAGAAATAACAAATTTCCTCTATGAATCAGTGGATCATGTGGACTTGTACTGTTATACTTTTGATTTGGGTTTTGATCACCTGGTTCCAGCAGACAAAATCGCCGAGCTTTTCTCTGAGGTTTTTTCCAAAATCACGCAGCCACTGCCCCGAAATCCCTGTGTGGTTTTCGCCCGTTCAACTGCCGCGGAGAGAGTTTTCACAATCTACCTCTACGTGAACAATCCGCAGGATATTTTTGTTCTTAAGCCAATGATTGCTCAAGAAATGTTCCAACGCTGGGATGAGGAAAGAGCTAAACTAAAGAAATAACCATATGTGAACATAATAATGCAGTTAGGGATGAATATGGCGAACACAAAAAAAGAATCACTCAATGCACAAGCAGCTAATCTGTCTGAGTTGATTGGTTACCAAGAAGGCTCAGTAGTTAGCCGAACAATAATTGACAAGAAAGCGGGAACGGTGACCCTTTTTGCGTTTGATGCCAATCAAGGCTTGAGTGAGCACACGGCGCCCTACGATGCCATGGTTTACGTGTTGGACGGCGAAGTCGAAGTTACAATCGCAGGTAAACCCATCAACCTCAAAGCAGGCGAAATGACCATCATGCCCGCAAACAAACCGCACGCTTTAGCTGCTAAAACGCGGTTCAAGATGTTGCTGGTTATGATAAAATCTTAAGCTTGTTTCTGCATTTATGAAGAGAAACGGCTAAACTAAGAACGGCATTGACTGAACAAGATTTTGAAGTAATTGACGTTACGGCTGACATCGCAAAGTCAGCTGCTGAGTTAAGGTCAAAATACAACATGTCGATGGCTGACAGCATAATCGCAGCGATAGCGCTGGCTCTGAAAGCAACTTGTCTCTCAGATGGCTCTCATTTTAAGGCGGTTAAGGAAATAGAAACTGACTGGATTTAGCAAATGCCCATCCAAGACAAGGACTTGCCAAATCACTTTTCATCTAAAGGTTTACCCCAAACATCAATGAAACAGTAAGCACCAAGCGTTTTTCTCGGCGGAATCTTGGGGGCTTCCGCAGGGTAACCAAGGATTATTAGCGCGGCCGGTTCAACCTCCGTGGGAATTGCCAAAACTTTTCTGACAGCCTCTTTTGCGAAGGCGGGTGCACAGAACCAGCAAGCACCCAACCCCGCCGCATGCGCCGCTAAGAGCAGATTCTGCAACCCTGCACCTAAACTTTCCACCGCCAAGTCCCTTTCAAAGCCCTGCCTTTGTGCATCGGGGAATTTTCTGAGCCCCTCCATCGTCAGACAGGCAAGAATGAGGGCGGGAGCTTTTGCAAATCTCAACTCTCTTTCACGGCGTAAGTTTGGGTCAACTTGCGAGCCTTCTTTTAAGAGGTCAGCGGCCCATGCATCAGCCAAATCTTTGGATAGTTTCTCTTTGACTTCGGGTTTTTCAATTATTATAAAACGCCATGGCTGGGAGTTATGCGCGGAAGGAGCCCACCCCGCCGCCTCCAAAACCTCCAAAACAAGCCTTCGCGGGACCTCTTTGGGCAGATACTTCCGTATGCTGCGCCTCTGCCTGATCAATTCATGCAGGTTTGACATAATCGGAAAGTAAGGGAAAAGGTGGTTTTATGTTTATATGCGATTGGGTTCCAAGATTACTTTTAGCGAGTTGCCTGCTTCGGCCATCAAACGGAAACCTTCCTGCGCTTCGGTTAGGGGTAGACGGTGGGTTATCATGCCTTTCACGTCAAGTTCCCCTGTCGCTAAAACGTGCAATGCGTCTTCGATGTCGTTGGGTGCGGCGCCGTAGCTTGTGCGCATGGTGATTTCGTTTCGCCAAAACTGGTTAATCGGCACGGGTAACTTGACGGTGGGGTCTGGTACTGCGAAGAAGAGGATTGTTCCGCCGTTTTCTACGCAGTCCATTGCTGAAATCGCTGCGGATGTGGCGCCTGTGCATACGACGACTTGGTCGGCTAAGTGCCCTGTTAATTCTTTGAGTTTTGCTGGCAAGTTATCTTTGGCGTCGAGAGCGTGGTGTGCGCCAAATTTCTTGGCAAGCTCCAAGCGGTATGGGTTGATGTCGGCGACTATGATGTTTTCTACCCCCTTGAACTTCGCTAGTTGTACATGGAGGATGCCTGAGATGCCGCTCCCGATGACGAGCAGGGTATCGTCGGCTTTTAGTTTGGAGAGGCGCTGCCCACGTGAAACGCAGGCCAGAGGCTCGATAAATGTGCCCTCCTCAAAGCTTAGGGCGTCGGGGAGCTTGTAGATGCCGTACTGCACGTTGATTTTTGGCACCAACACGTACTGTGAGAAGCCGCCGGGGTAGTAGTTGGTGGTGTGGAGTGTGTGACAGGCTGTGTGGTTGCCCCGTTTGCAGTGGCGGCATTCAAAGCAGGGAACGTGATGTGAGACAAATACGCGGTCGCCCACGGCCACGTTTTTGACTTTTGCGCCGACTTGGCTGATTACGCCTGTGGCTTCGTGACCCAATACACGCGGCGCCTTAGGCACGCGGTACCATTCGATGACGTCGCTGCCACAGATGCCGCTGGCCATAACTTTGAGCAGAACTTCTTCTTCGCCTGCGCGGGGCGTAGGAATCTCTTGCACGCGAACGTCATGATTATTGTAGTAAAAGGCAGCTAACAAAAAAATTCACCAAAGAAAAGAAGGCGGGTTAAGCTTTGCCCGCGATGATTTGGTTGTATAGGTCGTCAGCTTCTTGTGCGGTGTAGCCTTCATGGATTATAGCTTTGATGGCTCGGATTGAGGCGACGGGGTGCTCAGTTTGCCAGATGTTCCGTCCGAGGTTAACGCCTGCCGCGCCCTTCTGCATACCGTCGTAGACAAAGTCGAAGACTTCACGCTGAGTTTCGGTTTTTGGTCCACCTGCGATGACGACAGGAACTGGACAGCCGTCGATGACCTTTTCGAATTTCTCTTTACAATAGTAAGTTTTGACTACACGTGCGCCGATTTCCGCGACGATACGTGCGGCTAAGGCGAGGTAGCGGGCTTCACGTTTCTCCAGTTCCTTGCCGACAGCGCAGACAGCCATGACAGGTATGCCATAGTCTTCGCATTCGTCAACAAGCTTTGCGAGGTTGGTTAAGCTTTTGTTTTCGTATTTGCTTCCCACGAAAGCAGACATTGAAACTGCAGAGGCATTCAGTCGGATGATTTCTTGGATGGATGTAACTAAGGATTCGTTGGCTAAGTCTTCTCCAACTACTGAAACCGCGCCTGAAACCCGCATGATAACTGGCTTTTCAAGAGCAGGATCTACGCAGTTGCGCAGTATGCCCCGTGTGAGCATTAAGCCGTCGGCGTATTGTATGATTGGTTTTATGGTTTCGCCGGGTTTTTCAAGGCAGTGTGTTGGTCCTTGGAAGTAGCCGTGGTCGATTGGTAAGAAGAGGGCTTTTTTGTCTTTTTGGAATAATCGGTTTAAGCGGTTTTGCATTCCCCACTCCATATCTCATTGCTCCGAGACAGCAGTTGGCTTAAGAAATAAATAACCTTATCCTTTCAAGACAGAAAAAAGAAGTTAGGCTAAAAATAGCCAAAGCAAATAAACCGACAGAGCCGCCGAGAAAAGAATCAGCCATTGCTTTTTGCTGGCCTTAAAAATGTAGCGTCCATACATCGGGGGAATCGGAAAAGTATCAAACAATGCGTCTATAACACACATTGCCAACCCTGCACTGCCAATCAACACAAAGCCGCTTTCGAGCAAGACAAAAAAGAAGCCAGCAAAAGATAGAGATAAGAGGGCAGAGGCAACGGCCAAGGATTTGCCCAGTTGAGGGGTAAACTTGGGGGAATAGGAAACGTTGCGTGCAGGTTTAGAGAAAGGCGTCTTTAGCAAAAGAGTAGTTAAGACAAAGAGCGCCAAGCCAAGGTACCATATTTTATATTCAGTCCAGACCCCTTTACGCCTCGACATGGCGATTAATATGAATGTTTTCGCGAAACCCACAAGGATGCTGGTTGCAAAAAAAGTGGGCAAAATAATCAAAATCTCCGCTAACTGGTCTACTTTGACGTAGGCAAAAGACAACGTTAAAAGCCCAATCGCAACAGCGTAAACCACAAGCTCAATTTTGGTCGGTTTAAACACGGAGCCCGTTTTTTCTTCAACTTTGAGTTTGTGCTTGGAAATTATGAAGCTAGAAAGCCAACTCTTAACGCCTGAGGGCAGAACCTTTTGGAATTCTTTTGCCAACTTATCAGTGGGCACTCCCTGTGTGCTTACGGCGGCTATGGCTGCCGAGGCAACAGCGGTCCCCACTGCCGCTACCACAGGTGCGGCGATGGCATTGGCTGGTTGTGGGGTCCATACTGTGGTTGTCAGGTTTGTGTTTGTGGCTGGTGAACTGGTGGGGTTGGATGTCGTATTTGGAGCCGAGGGCGCAGGAGTTGGTGTTTCAGAGGTGACCGTTGGATTGTATTCACCGAAAGCATAGATGTTTTTGTCATATGCACCGACAAATATGGCGCCGTTAACAGCAACCATAGGCGCAAAAACACTTCCTTGAACATCATAACTCCACACAACATTGCCTGATTGGGCATTTAAAACATACAACACGCCACCTGAACCATAAGTGCCGATGAGCACTTTTCCATCAGCCAACGTGGGAGGCGCAAAAATCTTGGAGCCTAAAGGGTTACTCCACACAAGGCTGCCCGACTGAGCATTAAGGCAATATAGTGTGCCGCCCTCTGAACCAATATACAACAGCCCGTTGTCTATTGCTGGAGAGGACGAAACCTTGTCATCGGTCTGGTAACTCCAAGCCTGTGCTCCTGTACCAGCATCAAAAGCGTAGACGTTTTTGTCAGTTGAACCGACATAGATGACTCCGTCGGCGTATGCCGGGGAAGAGTTGGTGTAGGTGTCGCCGTCGTTTGTGTGGGACCTCCAAATCAAGCTGCCTGTTCCAGCATTCAAAGCGTAGAGGTAGCCGTCTTGAGAGCCAAAATAAACCACGTTGCCCACCACAACTGGTGAGGAGCGAATATCGCCTTGGGTGGCGTAACTCCAAAGTTCCGCGCCCGTCTGAGCGTTAAACGCATAAAATTTGTCGTCGGTCGAACCTACATAAACAACGTTTCCGACAACAGCTGGGGATGACCAAACGGCGCCGCCAGTGGGTACACTCCATACAGAGCTTCCTGTTTCAGCGTCTAAAGCGTAGAAGTTAAAATCGTTAGAGCCGATATACACCAAACCATTCGCGACTGCAGGGGAAGACCAAACGTTATCTCCTGTTTTGATGGACCACAAGGTAGCGCCTGTAGCTGCATCAAGCGCATAAACGTATCCTCCGAAAGTACCCGTATAGAGTACATTATCCACTACCGCAACTGAGGAACGGACCTGAGCGTCGGTTGCTTTAACCCAAAGCGTCTGGCTGGTTGCGGGAACGGATGAGGATGAACGCGCTGAATGCGCAAGGTCTCCGCTAAACATCGGCCAAGAACTCGTAGCTTGGCTTTTAACTAAGGTAACCGATAAAGAGCAGACTATAATTGAAATAAAAAAAATAAGGTTAGTTTAATCAATGTTTTCTGCAAGCTTTCTTCCTTCAAACATAATTTTATTTAATTTTGCACTGTTGGTTCGGGGGGTGGCGGTGGAGGCGGTAGCGAGTCTCCTATGCCCATTATGTTCATCTTCATCAGGAAATGCAGCACAAGCCCTGTAACCACGAAAGCTAAGAACTCCACATAGTATGGAACGAAGTCTAGGTAGACGAAGTCTGAGATCCAGTAGATGATCATGAAGCCTAAGCCGATTTCGCCATAGAGGAGCAATGGGGGGAACGGGAAGCTGATGTAGTTTTTAACTGCATAGAAAAGCCCAGCCATCGAGACAGCTATTACTGCGTCAGTGAAAGCCCATGTTAATCCTGCGCCTAAACCATAGACTGCCAATGAGAAAACGATGTAGAAGACCAACAGAATAATGTAGCTAAGCAGTACAAAGTTGAGTTTTGGTCGATAAACCCAGAACAAATAAAAGCCACCTGCCGAGAGCAGTCCCCAGAAGAATGTTGCTGGCAAGTAGAGTATGTCGCCGACTACTGATTGAATTACGTTGCTGCTTGAGATGTTGCTGAGCCAGAAAATTAAGGTGATCAAAGATACCGGCGCGCTGTAAGCAACTCCCCATTTCAGGGCGGCGCTTGGCTTCTTGTCTGAATTAATGAAGTAGAGGTATGTCAACATGAAAGCGGCAAACAGTTCAATTGCGTTTATTGCAAAGTCTTTTAGTTCCATAAGGATTGGGTCAACGGTTGGCGCCATTGGATTGAGGAGGTCGGTTGTGGTTCCCATGGGCGCGTAATCGTATAGTTCAGCCATGATGAAGACGGCGAGGAATACGCTGATGTAGATAAGTTCTTTTTTCCGGGTTTCCAGTTGTTTTTGATGTAGTCGGTTACTTGTTGTTGGGTGAAGTTAAAGCCTAAGAGAGCCATGGCTTGGTTGTTCGAGTTTTGAATATTTAACATTTTGCGTATCAGGTGTATGAAGGTTCAATTTAGTCGTTAAAAGCCAGCTTATTTAGCATATTATACAAAATGTACACGCAGAGTTATCAAAAAATTGTAAACCCGCCTCAGATTAAAAAGACACACACCACACACAAAAACTCCAATCTTCAGCAAACCTTTAGAGTTGATTTTCCATGTTTGCTTAAACCATAAATGACCTCATGCAGAGTTATAACTGTGATAGCGAAATCTTCTTGCTTTCCACGATACGCTTGAACGCTTGACTTCCTTTTGAGATTTTTTCTAGAATCTCAATCAAAACGTCTGAATCAATCACTATCATCAAAGCTTCGCCGATTTGCTCTTTTAACCCTGATTTCTGCGCGTATCTCGTCCTTTTCGATTTCAGAAAGCTCCACAGAGACTCTAAGCTTTGTCAATGATTCGCTACTCCCCTGTTTTCGGTAAGTCGGTCACATACATGCGAACATACTAAATTTTCTTCTTTAGACTTATCCCCACGTTTTGATGCTGGTTTTTGAGAAACGCTTAATGCATCCCTCGTTCTGTGAGATAGCAGCGGCAAACCCATGATTAAACTGTCCAGCCCATCCGAATTCAAAGCTAGCGACATCCCAACCGAGCCAGGCGTATACCTTTACCGTGACGAGGCAGGCGAGATACTCTACGTGGGCAAAGCCAAAAACCTGCGCAGCCGAGTAAAAAGCTACTTTTCAGGCATCGACCAACCCGCCAAAACCCGCCAGCTCCTATTGCACATTCGAAGCATCGACTGGATTGTGGTCAACAACGAGGTTGAGGCATTGCTTTTGGAGAACAAGCTGATAAAGCAGCATTCGCCCAAATACAACATCGACCTCAAGGACGCGAAAAGCTACGCTTACATCTCGCTTACTCGCGAGCCGTTTCCGCGTGTTTTGACGAGCCGCAAAGTTAGTCGAAAACTCGAATCCTTTGGCCCTTACACTGAAGGTTTTACGCGCCAAGACCTTCAACGCGCTGTCGTCCGCGTCTTCAAACTGCGCACCTGCAAAAACATGCATAAACGCGCCTGCCTAAACTACCACATCCACCTTTGCACCGCTCCCTGCGTCGGCAACGTGTCCGCCGAACAGTATGCTCAGCAAGTCAAGCAAGCCAGGTCTTTTCTTAGCGGCAACTACACGCAAACTATAGAGCAACTCACTCGCCAAATGCAGCAGGCCTCCGCAGAGCAACGGTTTGAGGAAGCCCTCGAACTGCGTAAACAAATCGCCTCAATTCGCCTTCTAACAGAGAGGCAAATAGTGGACAACGAGCGGCGCTTCGATCAAGATGTGATGGCTTTCAAGCGGGTGGGCGAGAAGTTGCATGTTGTACAGATGGGCGTCCGCAAAGGTGTTTTGTTGGGCAAAAAAGAGTTCACGGTGGATTTGCAGCCGCAGATCGAACAGGAATTTTTGAAAGCCTACTACACCAGCAATCAGATTCCACGCGAAATCCTCCTCAACCAAGCTGTCTGGCAGGAACCAGAGGAAAAGCATGCGCTCGAAGAGTTTTTGGCTGCTAAGCGGCTGGCGCCTGTTTCTTTGACTATCCCCAGAAAAGCTGACAAGTTGGCGTTGCTCAAGTTGGCGGAGAAGAATTTGGAGTCCACGCTCGAAGTGGACAGCGCAATCGTGGACCTGCAAAACAACCTTAACCTGCCCGCGTTACCCCGCATAATAGAGTGCTTTGACATATCTAACCTCGGCACCGAACACGTCGTCTCAGGCATGGTCGCATTCAAGGACGCTAAACCCGACAAAAAGAACTACCGCAAATTCAAAATCAAAACTTTCCAGGGGCAAGACGACTTCGCCGCAGTCAACGAGGTCGTCACCCGACGCTACACGCGCCAACTGGAAGAGAAAAACCCCTTGCCCGACCTCGTGGTAATCGATGGCGGACCTGGACAGGTCAGAGCCGCACAGGCTGCGTTGCAGAAGCTGGGTTTGCAGGTGCCGTTGATTGGGTTGGCTAAGGAACGCGAAGAAATTTATTTCCCAGATGACCCTGAGCCGCATGTTTTTGGTAAGAACAGCCGCAT
This genomic window from Candidatus Bathyarchaeota archaeon contains:
- the ftsY gene encoding signal recognition particle-docking protein FtsY, whose protein sequence is MFEKLKSGFKGLVTKVTTTELKEENLTPILSDFKMSLAENDVAFPVADKIGDDLIKRLSGVQVKRLEDRKKIVDENLRQVLLEVMLTNIRIDLLQKADEKRAKKEPLTLMFVGINGTGKTTTIAKVAKFFQDKGYSTVLAGADTYRAGSIEQLEEHGKRLGIRVIKSNYGGDPAAVAYDTVNHAKAHGINVVLIDTAGRMQTNQNLMNELIKVKRVVKPDLTIFTVDSLIGNDAVMQAEEFNKAVGIDATILTKVDADVKGGSALSVTYVTQKPILFIGVGQTYKDLELFNPDKFVNMILR
- a CDS encoding methionine-R-sulfoxide reductase yields the protein MSVSQHQRKLTPEEEQVIVHKGTEMPFTGKYYTFWEKGTYVCKRCGAKLYRSESKFEAHCGWPSFDEEIPGAVKRLPDPDGMRTEIQCANCGAHLGHVFTGEQFTEKNTRHCVNSLSLEFIRDR
- a CDS encoding mechanosensitive ion channel family protein: MSTPTPEPTVAPEPSFLGVPVDTIIGIIIISIIAISLERIVTRYLLRFAKRTKLEPNVANNLALTFRIFVLIGAVAAISHVGGFSADWIVSISAIGAAAVGFASQKTIGNFVAGLFLIAARPFKVGNYVRIGTVEGIVTEININYTKVFTAANNTVSISNLQILDREITNFLYESVDHVDLYCYTFDLGFDHLVPADKIAELFSEVFSKITQPLPRNPCVVFARSTAAERVFTIYLYVNNPQDIFVLKPMIAQEMFQRWDEERAKLKK
- a CDS encoding cupin domain-containing protein, whose translation is MANTKKESLNAQAANLSELIGYQEGSVVSRTIIDKKAGTVTLFAFDANQGLSEHTAPYDAMVYVLDGEVEVTIAGKPINLKAGEMTIMPANKPHALAAKTRFKMLLVMIKS
- a CDS encoding nitroreductase family protein — translated: MIRQRRSIRKYLPKEVPRRLVLEVLEAAGWAPSAHNSQPWRFIIIEKPEVKEKLSKDLADAWAADLLKEGSQVDPNLRRERELRFAKAPALILACLTMEGLRKFPDAQRQGFERDLAVESLGAGLQNLLLAAHAAGLGACWFCAPAFAKEAVRKVLAIPTEVEPAALIILGYPAEAPKIPPRKTLGAYCFIDVWGKPLDEK
- a CDS encoding zinc-dependent dehydrogenase, yielding MLAAFYYNNHDVRVQEIPTPRAGEEEVLLKVMASGICGSDVIEWYRVPKAPRVLGHEATGVISQVGAKVKNVAVGDRVFVSHHVPCFECRHCKRGNHTACHTLHTTNYYPGGFSQYVLVPKINVQYGIYKLPDALSFEEGTFIEPLACVSRGQRLSKLKADDTLLVIGSGISGILHVQLAKFKGVENIIVADINPYRLELAKKFGAHHALDAKDNLPAKLKELTGHLADQVVVCTGATSAAISAMDCVENGGTILFFAVPDPTVKLPVPINQFWRNEITMRTSYGAAPNDIEDALHVLATGELDVKGMITHRLPLTEAQEGFRLMAEAGNSLKVILEPNRI
- the lsrF gene encoding 3-hydroxy-5-phosphonooxypentane-2,4-dione thiolase; translated protein: MEWGMQNRLNRLFQKDKKALFLPIDHGYFQGPTHCLEKPGETIKPIIQYADGLMLTRGILRNCVDPALEKPVIMRVSGAVSVVGEDLANESLVTSIQEIIRLNASAVSMSAFVGSKYENKSLTNLAKLVDECEDYGIPVMAVCAVGKELEKREARYLALAARIVAEIGARVVKTYYCKEKFEKVIDGCPVPVVIAGGPKTETQREVFDFVYDGMQKGAAGVNLGRNIWQTEHPVASIRAIKAIIHEGYTAQEADDLYNQIIAGKA
- a CDS encoding PQQ-binding-like beta-propeller repeat protein, whose amino-acid sequence is MFSGDLAHSARSSSSVPATSQTLWVKATDAQVRSSVAVVDNVLYTGTFGGYVYALDAATGATLWSIKTGDNVWSSPAVANGLVYIGSNDFNFYALDAETGSSVWSVPTGGAVWSSPAVVGNVVYVGSTDDKFYAFNAQTGAELWSYATQGDIRSSPVVVGNVVYFGSQDGYLYALNAGTGSLIWRSHTNDGDTYTNSSPAYADGVIYVGSTDKNVYAFDAGTGAQAWSYQTDDKVSSSPAIDNGLLYIGSEGGTLYCLNAQSGSLVWSNPLGSKIFAPPTLADGKVLIGTYGSGGVLYVLNAQSGNVVWSYDVQGSVFAPMVAVNGAIFVGAYDKNIYAFGEYNPTVTSETPTPAPSAPNTTSNPTSSPATNTNLTTTVWTPQPANAIAAPVVAAVGTAVASAAIAAVSTQGVPTDKLAKEFQKVLPSGVKSWLSSFIISKHKLKVEEKTGSVFKPTKIELVVYAVAIGLLTLSFAYVKVDQLAEILIILPTFFATSILVGFAKTFILIAMSRRKGVWTEYKIWYLGLALFVLTTLLLKTPFSKPARNVSYSPKFTPQLGKSLAVASALLSLSFAGFFFVLLESGFVLIGSAGLAMCVIDALFDTFPIPPMYGRYIFKASKKQWLILFSAALSVYLLWLFLA
- the uvrC gene encoding excinuclease ABC subunit UvrC is translated as MIKLSSPSEFKASDIPTEPGVYLYRDEAGEILYVGKAKNLRSRVKSYFSGIDQPAKTRQLLLHIRSIDWIVVNNEVEALLLENKLIKQHSPKYNIDLKDAKSYAYISLTREPFPRVLTSRKVSRKLESFGPYTEGFTRQDLQRAVVRVFKLRTCKNMHKRACLNYHIHLCTAPCVGNVSAEQYAQQVKQARSFLSGNYTQTIEQLTRQMQQASAEQRFEEALELRKQIASIRLLTERQIVDNERRFDQDVMAFKRVGEKLHVVQMGVRKGVLLGKKEFTVDLQPQIEQEFLKAYYTSNQIPREILLNQAVWQEPEEKHALEEFLAAKRLAPVSLTIPRKADKLALLKLAEKNLESTLEVDSAIVDLQNNLNLPALPRIIECFDISNLGTEHVVSGMVAFKDAKPDKKNYRKFKIKTFQGQDDFAAVNEVVTRRYTRQLEEKNPLPDLVVIDGGPGQVRAAQAALQKLGLQVPLIGLAKEREEIYFPDDPEPHVFGKNSRMMLLLRKIRDATHEFSLGYNRKRRQMQVREEFKPKKRSKQVGAPKESAAQ